The Drosophila biarmipes strain raj3 chromosome X, RU_DBia_V1.1, whole genome shotgun sequence genome includes the window ATAGCCATAATATTGAcactatttttaatgtttattgaTCTTCAccttctttttatacccttgcagaagcttgcaacgcagtgaaggagacgtttccgaccccataaagtatatatattcttgatcagtatcactggacgagtcgatctagccatgtccgtctgtccgttcatctgtccgtctgcccgaccgtttctacgcaaactagtctctcagttttaatgctatcgggctgaaactttccgaaaagttttatttctattgcaggtagtatataagtcggaactagCCGGATCGGACTAATAATATTTCAGCTAAAAACCTTTTACAATAAATGATGTTAATAttgtgttgttgttattattaagaAAAATGTGTTGAGcctaaatgaaatattttactacATATATGTTCTAAAATGGGGTATAGGGGTTTCGTGGCAAAGTGCTTCGGTCATGGAATCCTTCATTTTAGCCCATACATGGACATAGCTCCAGGTGTAggcccattttcatttctCGGTCATTTTTGATCATTCCCCATTGCGAGGATTCGATCAGTGTTTAGTAGGCTGCTTTCCTGTGACAGTTGAAAAATTGTAATCGGAACCTACCAGGTCAAGCTCTAGCGCCTTtctgtaaaaattaaaaaatcttttttaactCGGCATATCCTCGAAAGCCGCAGCCATGGGCCCAAGGAAACGCATTTCGAAGATCGCATCGCGGAGCGAGGTGCCTGTGGCGCAGACGACGGAGAGCGCGTCCGGGCGTTCAGTTGGCACCCAAACCGATGTCCTGGCAATTGTTCCGCCGAAGCCCAAGAAGACGAAGGACAAGGGCAAGCCGCTGGCCTTGCAGGTTCCGCCGTCCCAGCAGGTGGACACATACCTGATGCCGGCGGTCAATCCGCAAGCATCGCCGGTGGCCGCTTCCGCCGTGGAAGGTGGACAGCCGGCGGCTTGCCCGGAGTTTGTCCCCGAATTGAATGAGAAGGCGTGCCAGGCGGAGCACGGCGCTACTCCGGACCCGGCCGACCGGGGGATCACCCCGAATTTCGGCGAGCGGCAGATGACCTACCTGAAGTCCCTGGTGACCAATCGACGCGAGAAGGCCAACCACtgggatcggaaacgtctAGAGACTCTGATGGCCCTGATCAACAACAACCCACCGCCGCGTTGGCACCTGGCCTCCCAGATGTGGCTCGAGGTCGACCAACTGGAGGAGCGCATAGAGGCCTACGATCAGAGGGAGCTGCTGGATGCCAAGAAACGTAAAGTGGACGAGGAGCTGGAAAATGAGCAATGTGAGGGGCAGGACGGGCTGCAGGAAGGGCTGCAGGAAGGGCTGCAGGAAGGGCTGCAGGACGGGCTGCAGGAAGGGCTGCAGGACGGGCTGCAGGACGAAGAGATGGACGACACACAGAACGAGCAGAACGAAGAGGTTCTTCAACTTCCAGCGACGACTTAGAAAATCGAGCCACTGTTCTAAGTCTTATTGTTCATATTACATCATTCATAAGaatttagaaaatgtaatCTGTTGGGGCCGCTGGGGATAAATACACCCCACGATTAACCGAAAATTCTATACGATGtaaaacagctcaatataaccCACATTGGTTCTACCATATTTGAAAAAACAAGCTAGTTTGGCGCGAGCTATAAAAAGCTTATTTTTCTACACCTtgtgaactactaaagctaaaggcttgtgctatacgacgttagaaaggtattttgaaatactaaGTACGTGTTTTAAACACGATTTGTGTAAATACCACCGGTATAAAATTGTGGCCcaagatttttttatttcgattttttctttagttttttttgatttcttaaTACTTTTCTAACGATTTGCAACTACAATTTTAAGATCTCTTCTTCTTTTTGAGATTCCATAACTgtgatatttttgtatttatttagtataaTCCAtgttcgtcacaaaagttgatatcagatcttttgtttgctgtaggtgcgatcgtcactagatTTGTACCTCGTTCAGTGGGGTTTTCCTTGATTCCTTACAACTGACAAACACAATAAGATGGGTGTATAATAATGCCACATGGAAATTACAATAAAAGATAAaccaaataattaatttaatattcttaaaatgGCTGGCCTTCAAGAGTATAAAAATCATGATTATGATTACATAAGAGAATATAGTGACTCCCAATCCCCGATTATGAGATTTAGGGCCCTATTCGTTTATTCCATTAGACCGGTGGGGCAGGGAAGGTGAGAGTGGGGTAAGGATTGTAAGATTGTAAAGTTAGGTTGAACATAGCAGCTATAAACAGTCACTGTGAAAGTAATATCATTGAAAAAACTTTCCATTGGAGAATTGATGTAAATGTTAAAACTGATTTTAAACTATCCTACCCCCAGTATTGGGGTAAAAGTAGTCATAAATTTACATTCGCTGTAAATGGCATGTGgttgatattaatttttggattttggAGTCTTTGGACATCAATCCTTTTTAACCTGCCTTCGTGTTTCACCGGGGTCAACTTTTATGTGACCGTGTCTTTTCACTAAGAAAAAATAGcgaagaaaaattataaacactCACGGAAATGTGccaatttctttaaaaaaaattataagcaagaaaggaagttaagtgcggcaagccgaagtttgtatacccttgcagttataagaaataatcaactttagtaacaccatgagatatttttaaggattgttgctgacttcaatgatattaaaaattatttcattctttttttcagaccatttttttgacatctatatgttgaAGTAgtacgatttttattaaattgaattcgaaattcttaaaaaattatattcccaatattataagataatttgtcaaaaagccccaaagctataatttgcttcattttttttcccactaattttccgatcgttcctatgacagctatatgatatggtcgtcagattaaaaaaaaattcaatttgaagttcaaaaccaattaaaaaaatgttatttcaaagcgtagaagaagaagaatatgttaaaaaacaccgaatatattattttaccactaattttccgatcgttcctgtggaagctatttgatatagtcgtccaattttgataaaatttaattcgaaattcagaaccaattaaaaattattatctataagcttagaaggtaatatattaaaaaacatttcatattttccgtctaattttccggtcgtttctatggcagctatttgatatagtcgtcagattttgataaaatttaattcgaaattcaaaacaaattaaaacatgttatcttcaagcgtaggaggctatatgttcaaaaacaccgaaaatatagttttttcatattcttttaccactaatttgccgatcgttcctatggcagctatttgatattgtcgtccgattttaataaaatttaatttgaaattcataactaattaaaaaatgttttttccaagcgtaggaggttatatgttaaaaaacaccaaagaaattattttttcaaaattttttccatgatagttcctatgggagctataagatatagttgtccgatccggctggatccgacttatatactacctgcaatagaaagaagacttttgggaaagtttcagcccgatagctttaaaactgagagactagtttgcgtagaaacggacggacagacggatggacagacggacggacatggctagatcgagtcgtcttgtgacgctgatcaagaatatatatacttaatggggtcggaaacggctccttcactgcgttgcaagcctctgactgaaatcaatataccctctgcaagggtatacaaatccCAGGAGAGACGAGTTTCCAATAAAGTGTCTCGAGCagaagaaaaatattgaatgaatgaaaaaatgtataacttCTTTATAACCTATTTAAAGctcaaatttgtttaattgacAGAGGGCCGCACTCGTTTCATTCGACTCTGCCCCTACAAGACCAAAGACCGAGACCCTTgcaatgtaataaataaagttagACATGACGCgattcatcgggcttaacctgaCATCAAGGACTAGTATCCCAAAAATCAGACATATGACTGATATATGACTTTCCTAGAtggttttcaaaattttagagATATGTAAGTAAGTATGAAAACAATTATGTAGGTCGGCCACCAAACTTTAAGAACTTACTTACTTAGCCTAAAACAAGTTTtacaaatttgtattaaagAAATCAATGATATTAAATTTGAACGATGTCAGTTTACACCTTTCGTAATTAAAACCATAAGCTTGCAGGTAAAATAAATAGCCATAACATTGGcactatttttaatgtttaatgatcttcacattctttttttcttatacatttattttcattcaaCGTGTCAGCAGATATAAACTCCGCTGTGAAACCGTACTTGGAtgattttttcaaataactATATAGTACGCACACCATGAGACTGTGCaaaggcgactactatatcCGCGGAATTGAAAAACTGCTGTGATGGTTCGACCCAAAGATACTCCAATAGAAAGGTAACGAAAAAAATTGAGAAGGTTGCCtgcttatattttaaacatttgcaAAAAGGgcagtaaaagtaaaaattgagaaaatttGGATCTTTTGGGGTGGTGTCCCGGCTATTTACCTAGTCTTATTCTTTCTGAGAATTTGCGTTGAACGACATTTGTTAAGCTCCAATGCTGCATGCAAAAGGTcctctaaaaaagtatactGGGGGTCTTTCCAAAATGAAGATGGTAATCCCCATGTTTGTGGGTTTGTATAAATCCGTTTCTGATTTTAGGGTCTCCGGTGTATTGAGTACTAGTTTGCCGGGAAATAAAAACGGACAGATTCAAAGGGCTACGTCTCTAAAAAGGTTATTTAATATGCTAGCCACACTCCTATCCTGAAGTGGAATAGAAATAtagaaattttaaagtaatagcaaaaagttgttttttaaaaatcatttttagaaCATTTTATCCTAACGatttctttttgaattttaagctAGATTTATTCCTTAACTATTGAGATTCCTTAACTTTTGATTTGtaacactttaaaaatatactaatgatGCGAGAAActtaaatagttttataaaaacttgtaaagctaattttaattggaaatgTATTGGGACATAACcaaataacaattttgttgcttataaagatttaattaattatttgaggtactatttaaagaaaaatagaagttttaaattgttcgcaaaaatatatatatgcgtAACGTACTGGGATTGATAAGGCGTGTTGCTCTGATGCGAGGAAGCCCTGGTTCGGATACCCGCTCGGCCTgagtaaacaaaaattaaatatttgcttatgaatttaaaataaaatattacattaagAGAAAGATTAGATTTAAGGAAGAACGACAGATGACCTTAAGATTCTACACACttgttacatttaaatttactgCCGTCTATGCTTACCGAAAACGAAATATAATggtctttaattattttgacatttattGTCTGATCGTTCCCATGACAGCTATTATCATATCGCTGACATATCATatcaaattataatttttttaattttgaaatataaaaatactgaTATTCCGGAGAGTAGAAGTTAAGTTATTAAACACTGATTGGCTAGAAGCATATCTTAATCTCTCTCGCACTCCTTTTAGCTGAGCTCAGGTGTCTAATAGTCGATACCATCGCTATTTAATTGAATGCATATTATTCTTACTTCATATTTACTGCATATAGTCGCACCTAGGTAAATTCTGatcattgttttgttttctccATAAAAGCTTTAAGCTCACACGCATTGCCGTAGATCTGCAGTAGTATTGAAACATCACGCGACTattttgcttgcatttttggTCTGAGTTGTTTGCCAGTCGGATAGTTGAACTCCACCCGCTCACTAATCGCAACCCGCTTGAAACCTATTGTAAAACCGCGTTACATTCAATAAAGCTTGAAAATactataaaacattaaaaaattataattctaACTTCGACTCTTGggaatatctttttttttaattttaaaattttataaaacactaaaaaattataattttgatgGATAATTAATGAAGAAGCCTTTATGTTTTGATCGCCTTTTGCAAACTATTTTTAcacaaaaattttcatttcacgTTCAAGATTTTTCAGGtatattttacttgaaaaacCCTCGAAATAAATCCCTATGGCATTCGGTAAAATAAGGTTTCTAAGTTATTTCTAAGGGTATAAAATGtcacaaaaatgcaaaaaaaaaacgaaaaaagaaaGATAGAAAATGCGTGTACTCCAACTGGACGCAGTTTGAATACAACGCCGTCAGATGCTGAGGTATTGCCTTTCCATGGCATCTGCGGACCCGCTAACGGAGACGACGGGTGCAGGCGGTACCTCTAGCGATGACAGCGTTCCCTCCACAAGTGGCTCCGGTCCGCCACTGGCTCCATCGACGGCCGCGTACTTGGCTTGCGAAGCATCCCTTGCAGCAGCCCTTCCGCCACGCTTTCCCTTCGGCCGGCGCTTTCTACCACGGCTAACACTGCCGCTACGACTGCTCGAGAGCTCCGTCTCCATCGGAGCTGGGCCCACCTACCGGCAACTTCCGGATTCCTATCTAGTGCAGTCACCCGATAGAAATGTCCCCGGGTCCGGCAGCAGCGAATTCAGCTGAACAGCTGATTTCGACAGAGAAAGCTCGCTCTCTCAGGCATAGCCCGAACGCCTCACTCACGAAAGCTCTCGCCCTCGACGAGAAGCTGTGGATCATCCGCGTAGGCACTCAGTGAGCAGTACGACTCAAGGCGCCGGATCAGTACATCCATCAAAGGGGCCGCTGATTGACACACAGCCTTGCAAATCGACCCGTTGATACCGTCCATGCCAGACGAGCGCTTGCTCTTCAACCTGGCGACACAAGCATCAACTTCCGAGGCATTCAAGGGCGGTGGGACTTCCTCCACGGGGATGATCGGTGCGTCAGACTCCgcagctgggaaaaagttGCGAAGGAGCACTCGCGCACAGTCACCCCGACTGGTGACCAGCTCGCCATTCAGGCGGAGGCACCCAATCTCCGTCCGTCTCTTGCGACCCCTGCACATCTTGCAGACGCGCCCCAGGGATCGTGCGAGTTTTCTCCCACGATGCGGCTCCAGCTGTCCTCCTTGGTCTTCACGATGAGCTTCCGGTAGTCGGCTGTGACAAGCCGCAGCTCCACTACAGTCAGCTCGGCCACGTCATCATGCTGATGGCGTCTGGCATACTGAAGACGGCGCCTGAGTCTCCTGACTTGGCCGGACGTCCTCCTTCCCAACGCACATCGATATCGCTGTGCGATCTAATGTTATCGAACATGTAGCTTCGACTAGGTTGGTTCAAGGCCACCACGCGGCATGCGTAAGTGGGCACCAACGCCCGGCAGTTGTACGCAATCCAGCCAATGTACGCCTTGCCGCCGTCAAGCACGTCGAGGGCCGTGGTGCTGACTTCCAGCGTCACACTTAcagtggcgccatccgcctgCGACCACGACTTCTCTAGCCGCACCTGCTTTTTGAAAGCCTCCAGGTCCATTCGGTCCACGAAGTTGCTTTGAACAGCTCACTCATAAAGTCAGCCGGTGGCGTCGCAGTATCGACATTGCTGACCAGAACTTTTGGAGTCTGGGCTGGGCTTTGCTTCACCTCCAAGCCAGCTTCTGCAAACTTCCTATTTGCCACAACCTTCTTTATTTCGCCGCCGGGGTGCGGATAATGGCACCGCCACGCGCCAGTCCTCTGACTTCATGCAGACGGACTCCTGGTGAAGGAGCAATCTCCTTTCGCACATTTTCAGCCAGCTGCTGGCCCCAAATGTTCGGGTCTGAGCTGTGCACCACAGTCGACCAGGTCGGGACCGGCACGGCATGGGGCATGGCAGAGGGCAACGGCAGGCTGGGGTACGCAGTGGCATACACCGAGGGCATCTGGGTGGCTCCATGTTGGATGgtcggcggtggcggcgttgGCAGCGGCGTCCTCTTCACTTGCTTCCATCGGTCTTCCAGAATCGCATTGCACACCGTGAGTGCCGAGATCAGGGCCTCGTACTTTGCGGCGACTCTGAGTACCTCCCTCGTGGAGGTCCGTCCCAGGCAGGTGGTGACATCCAGCACGACTTCCGAcctaattttcgcgatctcctcTTCACTTGCTTCCATCGGTCCTCCAGAATCGCATTGCGCACCGTGAGCGCCGAGATCAGGGCCTCGTACTTTGCGGCGACTCTGAGTACCTCCCTCGTGGAGGTCCGTCCCAGAAAGGTGGTGACATCCAGCACGACCTCCGAcctaattttcgcgatctcctcTTCACTTGCTTCCATCGGTCCTCCAGAATCGCATTGCGCACCATGAGCGCCGAGATCAGGGCCATCAGCAAGTTCCTCCGAGCCTTTGTAATAGGTTTacctattttaaatatataatattataataataataatatattttatatattttagaggTCGGAAATATTTCGAGCATATGAATGGGAGGTCAATCCAATAACGACGGACGTGTGTATCTCGCGCTCCTCATTATTATGATAAATCGGTGGATTTGAACgctaaaaattgtattaaaatttgCGTTTTTCCCTGTGACTAATTGTACGTAAAAATCGTTCTGGAAAACTGACGTTTAATAAggaatttcttatttttgccAATTAGAATTTGCCAGCACGTGTGTTTGAGAGAGCGCTCTTGGTTCTTAAGCACTCTTGGCGGTAGGCACAAGTGCGGGATTTCTCTCGCGCTATCAACCGGAAGTGTGAATTGTTGTTCCGGTGCTGCCGGATCGATAGGAAAATAACTTTATCTAATGTTTCTTAAACATCCTATGCCAGCttacaaaactaaaaaaaaaatatttgtcattGAAAAAAGGCGTTTTCTTTTTCATGTAAGCTGgtgtaaaaagtttaagaaacaCACCAATTAAAATAATCGATTTAAATCTAATtataaacaacaataaaaaaaaagatttttaaaaatatcaacaaaataataatttttattgaaaacttaTTATGCGAATCCCGCATACCACTGTTGGCGGTAGGCACAAGTGCAGGAAAAGAACTTGGTAGTGGCCTTGCAAAGCTTTATTTCTTAGTTGCATAAGTTGCAACAGTTACAGGCAGCTGAAAAAGACTCCACCGCCGCCAGCTTATCGACCAGTTGCTCTTTGCACAGTGCGTTTTGAAAAGCCATTGTCGCTGGCCAATGGCGCTACAACTAACATGACGCCGGAGGTCGACGCGACGGCTCTTTATGTCCTTGACGAAGGCAAGTGCCATTGGTGCGTCAGATTCGACCCCAAAGAGGCCAGTTTCAGGATGGAGGCGAAGGACATGGTCTCCCGACAGAGCGGGCAGGTTTGCCGGAATTGCCGCATCAAGGGCTATCCATCGGCGCACCATTATCGATTCGATTCCAACTCCGAAAGACTTTTCAGAGTCGCGGCTGGACCCAGAAGACTTTACCCACCGTCCAGCAGCTCAAATGGTTTTAGctctttgaaaaatgtttatttcctCGCCCAACGAAACCAACGTAAGCCCAACGGAATTTTAACAGcggaaataaattatttttgtatttatattctgCTGCCAAGTTAGGTAAATAATCCAAACGTTATACTCGTGTGGGATGCGGTACTGGAGAGACAAGGACCACTAGAAGCGGTCTCACCTACTGATCTAATATCTTtccctttctgtactcgatattcctaagttgtattcgatacccagttgcaacgtgagtgagctgccagaatctcgcaaaggacagttctatagcacacgtgtattttgtaaaacctaagTTAACAAGTCGAATGTGAATAAAGCATATACTATTAAGTCAGCGttatcttttctaaaaagagGACCCTGCACTCGTATGCTACAGATTAATTTTGCCGAGCAACGTGTGAGGCCTGATCTAGGCTGTCTtgtcataaaatataatagtCAACAACATCAGACTAAACGGAGTTTtactttttgtataaaaataatgaagggAAAGCGTGGCAGGGGTGCAGCTGCGAGGGATGCCTCACAGGCCAAGCACGCGGCCATTGACGGAGCCAGTGGCGGACCGGAGCCACTTGCGGAGGAGACGCTGTCGTCGTTGGagatgccgccgccgcctgctCCCGCTGCTTCCTGTAACGCCTGTAGACTGCGTGGAGGAACCCGATGCAATGGAGATTGTGAGAGGTGGCCTCGCCCGAATTTCCGCGGAGGTCGCGAGGATCAGGTCGGAGGTCGTGCTGGATGTCACCACCTGCCTGGGACGGACCTCCACGAGGGAGGTACTCAGAGTCGCCGCAAAGTACGAGGCCCTGATCTCGGCACTCACGGTGTGCAATGCGATTCTGGAAGACCGATGGAAGCAAGTGAAgaggagatcgcgaaaattaggTCGGAGGTCGTGCTGGATGTCACCACCTGCCTGGGACGGACCTGCACGAGGGAGGTACTCAGAGTCGCCGCAAAGTACGAGGCCCTGATCTCGGCACTCACGAAGTGCAATGCGATTCTGGAAGACCGATGGAAGCAAGTGAAGAGGACGCCGCTGCcaacgccgccaccgccgacCATCCAACATGGAGCCACCCAGATGCCCTCGGTGTATGCCACTGCGTACCCCAGCCTGCCGTTGCCCTCTGCCATGCCCCATGCCGTGCCGGTCCCGACCTGGTCGACTGTGGTGCACAGCTCAGACCCGAACATTTGGGGCCAGCAGCTGGCTGAAAATGTGCGAAAGGAGATTGCTCCTTCACCAGGAGTCCGTCTGCATGAAGTCAGAGGACTGGCGCGTGGCGGTGCCATTATCCGCACCCCGTCGTCCGGCGAAATAAAGAAGGTTGTGGCAAATAGGAAGTTTGCAGAAGCTGGCTTGGAGGTGAAGCAAAGCCCAGCCCAGACTCCAAAAGTTCTGGTCAGCAATGTCGATACTGCGACGCCACCGGCTGACTTTATGAGTGAGCTGTTCAAAGCAACTTCGTGGACCGAATGGACCTGGAGGCTTTCAAAAAGCAGGTGCGGCTAGAGAAGTCGTGGTCGcaggcggatggcgccactgTAAGTGTGACGCTGGAAGTCAGCACCACGGCCCTCGACGTGCTTGACGGCGGCAAGGCGTACATTGGCTGGATTGCGTACAACTGCCGGGCGTTGGTGCCCACTTACGCATGCCGCGTGGTGGCCTTGAACCAACCTAGTCGAAGCTACATGTTCGATAACATTAGATCGCACAGCGATATCGATGTGCGTTGGGAAGGAGGACGTCCGGCCAAGTCAGGAGACTCAGGCGCCGTCTTCAGTATGCCAGACGCCATCAGCATGATGACGTGGCCGAGCTGACTGTAGTGGAGCTGCGGCTTGTCACAGCCGACTACCGGAAGCTCATCGTGAAGACCAAGGAGGACAGCTGGAGCCGCATCGTGGGAGAAAACTCGCACGATCCCTGGGGCGCGTCTGCAAGATGTGCAGGGGTCGCAAGAGACGGACGGAGATTGGGTGCCTCCGCCTGAATGGCGAGCTGGTCACCAGTCGGGGTGACTGTGCGCGAGTGCTCCTTCGCaactttttcccagctgcGGAGTCTGACGCACCGATCATCCCCGTGGAGGAAGTCCCACCGCCCTTGAATGCCTCGGAAGTTGATGCTTGTGTCGCCAGGTTGAAGAGCAAGCGCTCGTCTGGCATGGACGGTATCAACGGGTCGATTTGCAAGGCTGTGTGTCAATCAGCGGCCCCTTTGATGGATGTACTGATCCGGCGCCTTGAGTCGTACTGCTCACTGAGTGCCTACGCGGATGATCCACAGCTTCTCGTCGAGGGCGAGAGCTTTCGTGAGTGAGGCGTTCGGGCTATGCCTGAGAGAGCGAGCTTTCTCTGTCGAAATCAGCTGTTCAGCTGAATTCGCTGCTGCCGGACCCGGGGACATTTCTATCGGGTGACTGCACTAGATAGGAATCCGGAAGTTGCCGGTAGGTGGGCCCAGCTCCGATGGAGACGGAGCTCTCGAGCAGTCGTAGCGGCAGTGTTAGCCGTGGTAGAAAGCGCCGGCCGAAGGGAAAGCGTGGCGGAAGGGCTGCTGCAAGGGATGCTTCGCAAGCCAAGTACGCGGCCGTCGATGGAGCCAGTGGCGGACCGGAGCCACTTGTGGAGGGAACGCTGTCATCGCTAGA containing:
- the LOC122818632 gene encoding uncharacterized protein LOC122818632; the encoded protein is MGPRKRISKIASRSEVPVAQTTESASGRSVGTQTDVLAIVPPKPKKTKDKGKPLALQVPPSQQVDTYLMPAVNPQASPVAASAVEGGQPAACPEFVPELNEKACQAEHGATPDPADRGITPNFGERQMTYLKSLVTNRREKANHWDRKRLETLMALINNNPPPRWHLASQMWLEVDQLEERIEAYDQRELLDAKKRKVDEELENEQCEGQDGLQEGLQEGLQEGLQDGLQEGLQDGLQDEEMDDTQNEQNEEVLQLPATT